One window of Athalia rosae chromosome 4, iyAthRosa1.1, whole genome shotgun sequence genomic DNA carries:
- the LOC105684246 gene encoding elongation factor 1-beta', whose amino-acid sequence MAIGDLKTEEGLKELNRYLADRSYIEGWQPSQEDVYVFEALGKAPPASHPHVLRWFNHIKSHDLKSLPGVKKAPAILGDIKAAAPAKAAQPANNDDDDVDLFGSDEEEDAEAAKIREERVKAYAAKKSNKPALIAKSSIILDVKPWDDETDMKNMEKHVRLIEMDGLVWGASKLVPVGYGIHKLQIMCVVEDDKVSVDLLVEKIQEFEDFVQSVDIAAFNKI is encoded by the exons ATGGCCATTGGTGACCTCAAGACTGAAGAGGGGTTGAAGGAGTTGAACCGTTACCTAGCTGACCGTAGCTACATCGAAGG ATGGCAACCTTCGCAAGAAGACGTTTATGTATTTGAAGCGTTGGGAAAAGCTCCGCCAGCATCACATCCTCATGTCCTGAGGTGGTTCAATCACATCAAGTCCCACGATCTTAAGTCTCTTCCAGGCGTGAAAAAAGCACCCGCTATTTTGGGTGATATTAAGGCAGCTGCTCCTGCCAAAGCTGCTCAACCTGCCAacaacgatgacgacgacgtagATTTGTTTGGAtccgacgaagaagaagatgcaGAAGCAGCAAAAATTAGAGAAGAGAGAGTGAAGGCGTATGCCGCTAAGAAATCTAACAAACCCGCTCTCATTGCCAAATCTAGCATTATCTTGGACGTCAAGCCATGGGACGACGAAACAGATAtgaaaaacatggaaaaacATGTGAGATTGATTGAAATGGATGGTCTTGTCTGGGGTGCTT CTAAACTCGTACCAGTGGGATATGGAATCCATAAGCTACAGATCATGTGTGTCGTAGAAGACGACAAAgtttctgttgatttgttaGTTGAGAAAATCCAGGAATTCGAGGACTTTGTACAGTCCGTCGACATTGCAGCCTTCAACAAAATCTAA